One region of Chanodichthys erythropterus isolate Z2021 chromosome 24, ASM2448905v1, whole genome shotgun sequence genomic DNA includes:
- the LOC137015509 gene encoding ras-related protein Rab-19 isoform X2 — protein MCLYPVLLCKGHLSRQQHCFAFVLLSSPFQDTYVLQNKQQFPEMQWCRWVGDWTSHLQTQIILIGDSNVGKTCVIHSFKSGVFSDNQHNTIGVDFTVRSMDIDGKKVKMQVWDTAGQERFRTITQSYYRSAHGAMIAYDLTRRPTFESLPHWIQGVEQYGAASVVFVLIGNKCDLEAQRQVLFEDACTLAERTGALAALETSAKQYHNIEEAFELMARELIVRHGGIVHQDNQSDSQTVYMHSDSHPIDGGKHLQKRSCDC, from the exons ATGTGTTTATATCCTGTTCTGCTGTGCAAAGGTCACCTTTCAAGACAGCAGCACTGCTTTGCGTTTGTTTTGTTGTCTAGCCCTTTCCAAGACACATATGT ATTGCAAAACAAACAGCAGTTCCCGGAGATGCAGTGGTGCAGGTGGGTCGGCGACTGGACGTCTCACCTCCAGACGCAG ATCATCCTGATCGGCGACAGCAACGTTGGAAAGACCTGCGTGATCCACAGCTTCAAGTCTGGGGTCTTCAGTGACAACCAGCACAACACTATTGGAGTGGACTTCACCGTTCGCAGCATGGACATCGATGGGAAGAAAGTAAAG ATGCAGGTCTGGGACACGGCGGGACAGGAGCGTTTCCGCACCATCACACAGAGTTACTACCGAAGCGCCCACGGTGCCATGATCGCGTACGACCTGACCCGACGACCCACCTTTGAGTCTCTGCCGCACTGGATACAAGGAGTGGAGCAGTACGGAGCCGCCAGTGTCGTCTTCGTTCTGATAG GAAATAAGTGTGACCTGGAGGCGCAGCGGCAGGTGCTGTTTGAGGATGCGTGCACGCTGGCGGAGCGGACCGGTGCGCTGGCCGCCCTCGAGACCTCTGCCAAACAGTATCATAACATCGAGGAAGCCTTCGAACTGATGGCCCGGGAACTCATAGTACGACACGGAGGAATAGTCCATCAggacaaccaatcagattcacaGACCGTTTACATGCACTCGGATTCTCATCCAATAGATGGAGGAAAACACCTGCAGAAGAGGTCATGTGACTGCTGA
- the LOC137015509 gene encoding ras-related protein Rab-19 isoform X1 yields MCLYPVLLCKGHLSRQQHCFAFVLLSSPFQDTYVLQNKQQFPEMQWCRWVGDWTSHLQTQSTGQEDEDRCDFLFKIILIGDSNVGKTCVIHSFKSGVFSDNQHNTIGVDFTVRSMDIDGKKVKMQVWDTAGQERFRTITQSYYRSAHGAMIAYDLTRRPTFESLPHWIQGVEQYGAASVVFVLIGNKCDLEAQRQVLFEDACTLAERTGALAALETSAKQYHNIEEAFELMARELIVRHGGIVHQDNQSDSQTVYMHSDSHPIDGGKHLQKRSCDC; encoded by the exons ATGTGTTTATATCCTGTTCTGCTGTGCAAAGGTCACCTTTCAAGACAGCAGCACTGCTTTGCGTTTGTTTTGTTGTCTAGCCCTTTCCAAGACACATATGT ATTGCAAAACAAACAGCAGTTCCCGGAGATGCAGTGGTGCAGGTGGGTCGGCGACTGGACGTCTCACCTCCAGACGCAG TCCACAGGGCAAGAGGATGAAGATCGCTGTGACTTTCTGTTCAAGATCATCCTGATCGGCGACAGCAACGTTGGAAAGACCTGCGTGATCCACAGCTTCAAGTCTGGGGTCTTCAGTGACAACCAGCACAACACTATTGGAGTGGACTTCACCGTTCGCAGCATGGACATCGATGGGAAGAAAGTAAAG ATGCAGGTCTGGGACACGGCGGGACAGGAGCGTTTCCGCACCATCACACAGAGTTACTACCGAAGCGCCCACGGTGCCATGATCGCGTACGACCTGACCCGACGACCCACCTTTGAGTCTCTGCCGCACTGGATACAAGGAGTGGAGCAGTACGGAGCCGCCAGTGTCGTCTTCGTTCTGATAG GAAATAAGTGTGACCTGGAGGCGCAGCGGCAGGTGCTGTTTGAGGATGCGTGCACGCTGGCGGAGCGGACCGGTGCGCTGGCCGCCCTCGAGACCTCTGCCAAACAGTATCATAACATCGAGGAAGCCTTCGAACTGATGGCCCGGGAACTCATAGTACGACACGGAGGAATAGTCCATCAggacaaccaatcagattcacaGACCGTTTACATGCACTCGGATTCTCATCCAATAGATGGAGGAAAACACCTGCAGAAGAGGTCATGTGACTGCTGA
- the LOC137015509 gene encoding ras-related protein Rab-19 isoform X3 produces MQWCRWVGDWTSHLQTQSTGQEDEDRCDFLFKIILIGDSNVGKTCVIHSFKSGVFSDNQHNTIGVDFTVRSMDIDGKKVKMQVWDTAGQERFRTITQSYYRSAHGAMIAYDLTRRPTFESLPHWIQGVEQYGAASVVFVLIGNKCDLEAQRQVLFEDACTLAERTGALAALETSAKQYHNIEEAFELMARELIVRHGGIVHQDNQSDSQTVYMHSDSHPIDGGKHLQKRSCDC; encoded by the exons ATGCAGTGGTGCAGGTGGGTCGGCGACTGGACGTCTCACCTCCAGACGCAG TCCACAGGGCAAGAGGATGAAGATCGCTGTGACTTTCTGTTCAAGATCATCCTGATCGGCGACAGCAACGTTGGAAAGACCTGCGTGATCCACAGCTTCAAGTCTGGGGTCTTCAGTGACAACCAGCACAACACTATTGGAGTGGACTTCACCGTTCGCAGCATGGACATCGATGGGAAGAAAGTAAAG ATGCAGGTCTGGGACACGGCGGGACAGGAGCGTTTCCGCACCATCACACAGAGTTACTACCGAAGCGCCCACGGTGCCATGATCGCGTACGACCTGACCCGACGACCCACCTTTGAGTCTCTGCCGCACTGGATACAAGGAGTGGAGCAGTACGGAGCCGCCAGTGTCGTCTTCGTTCTGATAG GAAATAAGTGTGACCTGGAGGCGCAGCGGCAGGTGCTGTTTGAGGATGCGTGCACGCTGGCGGAGCGGACCGGTGCGCTGGCCGCCCTCGAGACCTCTGCCAAACAGTATCATAACATCGAGGAAGCCTTCGAACTGATGGCCCGGGAACTCATAGTACGACACGGAGGAATAGTCCATCAggacaaccaatcagattcacaGACCGTTTACATGCACTCGGATTCTCATCCAATAGATGGAGGAAAACACCTGCAGAAGAGGTCATGTGACTGCTGA